Proteins co-encoded in one Thermomicrobiales bacterium genomic window:
- a CDS encoding ABC transporter ATP-binding protein produces the protein MALARAMVYNPSILLMDEPLGALDRNLRDHMRLELKRLQRQIGATVLYVTHDQDEALSMSDRVGVMNDGKLLQVADPKTLYEYPTTQFVATFIGESNVLPARVVAANGDLTLDVDGLRANVRASRVDGVQQGDHVVIVLRPEKVQISDAAPDATADLNSASARVEEIVYMGQTAQVFARSTAGARLLARVPSTMRIPAVADEVQLTWRAADTRVLPS, from the coding sequence GTGGCATTGGCGCGAGCGATGGTCTATAACCCGTCGATCCTGTTGATGGACGAGCCGCTCGGCGCACTCGATCGCAACCTGCGCGACCACATGCGGCTGGAGCTCAAGCGGCTACAGCGGCAGATCGGCGCGACCGTGCTCTACGTCACCCACGACCAGGACGAGGCGCTGTCGATGTCCGACCGCGTCGGGGTGATGAACGACGGTAAGCTGCTGCAGGTAGCCGACCCGAAGACGCTCTACGAGTACCCGACCACCCAGTTCGTCGCCACGTTCATCGGCGAGTCGAACGTCCTCCCGGCTCGGGTCGTCGCAGCTAATGGCGACCTGACGCTCGACGTCGATGGCCTGCGCGCGAATGTCCGCGCCTCACGGGTCGACGGAGTCCAGCAGGGCGACCACGTCGTCATCGTGCTTCGGCCCGAAAAAGTGCAGATTAGCGACGCCGCACCCGATGCCACCGCCGACCTGAATTCAGCCAGCGCCCGCGTCGAGGAGATCGTCTACATGGGTCAGACCGCGCAGGTCTTCGCCCGCTCCACCGCCGGCGCGCGGCTGCTGGCGCGTGTCCCCAGCACGATGCGGATCCCGGCTGTGGCCGACGAGGTACAACTCACCTGGCGCGCGGCGGACACACGGGTTCTGCCATCGTAA
- a CDS encoding Txe/YoeB family addiction module toxin: MTTRRVCVLDEHFREDLEFWIATDRKTALCVLRLMGAVLRDPFAGIGKPERLKYLDPDTWSRRITQEHRLVYHVDDDRVTFLQARYHYDP, translated from the coding sequence ATGACCACTCGCCGAGTGTGCGTCCTCGACGAGCACTTCCGAGAAGACCTCGAATTCTGGATCGCGACGGACCGCAAGACCGCACTCTGCGTCCTGCGACTTATGGGGGCCGTCCTCCGCGACCCGTTCGCCGGCATCGGCAAACCCGAACGCCTGAAGTATCTCGACCCCGACACCTGGTCGCGCCGGATCACGCAGGAGCACCGGCTCGTCTATCACGTCGATGACGATCGGGTGACGTTCCTGCAGGCGCGGTATCACTACGATCCGTAA
- a CDS encoding type II toxin-antitoxin system Phd/YefM family antitoxin: protein MELVMGAITDADAHARFDELLNQVVEEREPVIITRLGQEPVALIAADDLNGLMETVQLLRSRTNAERLLAALARAKAREGTPTSLAAIKSDIGLTDE from the coding sequence ATGGAACTGGTCATGGGTGCGATAACCGACGCCGACGCGCATGCGCGATTCGATGAACTCCTCAACCAAGTCGTTGAGGAGCGAGAGCCAGTGATTATCACGAGGCTCGGTCAAGAGCCGGTCGCACTCATCGCTGCGGATGACCTCAACGGGCTGATGGAGACTGTACAGCTTCTTCGTTCGCGGACGAATGCCGAACGGCTGTTAGCGGCCTTGGCGCGAGCGAAGGCTCGCGAGGGGACGCCGACCAGTCTCGCTGCCATTAAGTCCGATATTGGCCTCACCGACGAATGA
- a CDS encoding dihydrofolate reductase family protein — protein sequence MRKIVVWEFITIDGVIQAPGRKDEDTEGGFEHGGWTWPYRDDKIRERVFEVIGRGDTLLLGRKTWEIHGASFEPMADDDPNEPGFNRMQKYVVSNSLTSADAWRRSTIISGDVVGAIRELKALDGGDILVHGSSVLIQTLFEHGLVDELNLAVYPIALGSGKRLFASGKRVNMRLVDATPVPSGVVMMRYVMDRPE from the coding sequence ATGCGGAAAATCGTCGTTTGGGAGTTCATCACGATCGATGGCGTGATTCAGGCGCCGGGCAGGAAGGACGAGGATACCGAGGGTGGGTTCGAGCACGGCGGGTGGACGTGGCCGTATCGGGACGACAAGATCCGCGAACGGGTGTTCGAGGTGATCGGACGGGGCGATACGCTTCTGCTGGGGCGCAAGACGTGGGAGATCCACGGCGCGTCGTTCGAGCCAATGGCCGACGACGACCCGAACGAGCCGGGCTTCAACCGGATGCAGAAGTACGTCGTCTCCAACTCCCTGACCTCGGCCGACGCCTGGCGCAGATCGACGATCATCAGCGGCGACGTCGTCGGCGCAATCCGTGAGCTGAAGGCGCTGGATGGAGGCGACATCCTCGTCCATGGCAGCAGCGTGCTGATCCAGACGCTGTTCGAGCACGGGCTGGTAGACGAGCTCAATCTGGCCGTCTACCCGATCGCGCTCGGCAGCGGGAAGAGACTGTTCGCAAGCGGCAAGCGGGTCAACATGAGGCTGGTCGACGCCACGCCAGTGCCGTCGGGCGTTGTCATGATGCGTTACGTGATGGACCGACCGGAATAA
- a CDS encoding aminotransferase class I/II-fold pyridoxal phosphate-dependent enzyme gives MADLQTTVANPFADLDLDRLRTRTCAKWNLYPTDVLPLWVAEMDAYVAQPIVDAVMAALANGDTGYPWGRGYAEAYASYASDRWGYSPDITATAMVADVMSGVREVSRAIGDEESAIILTPAVYPPFYGVAKTLDRPVVAAPLNAEGRLDSAALDAAFKEATAGGKNAVFLLCNPHNPSGVVHTRAELQNVANLARQYGVRVISDEIHSPLVMPTSTMVPYLSVANTGPDFAVVSASKGWNLAGFKAALVLAGADAAEELAALGFHGAGHIASIAHTAAFNSARDWNDAAIRGIDANRKLLGDLLETHLPTVGYRMPEATYLAWLDCSSLGLGDDPAAAFLEKGRVAFNSGVTFGAGGEGHVRVNMATSPEILEEAVARMVKTVG, from the coding sequence ATGGCAGACCTTCAGACGACTGTGGCAAACCCGTTTGCCGATCTGGATCTGGACCGCTTGCGGACCCGGACCTGCGCGAAGTGGAATCTGTATCCGACCGATGTGCTGCCGCTCTGGGTTGCGGAGATGGACGCCTATGTCGCCCAGCCAATCGTCGATGCGGTGATGGCAGCGTTGGCGAACGGCGACACCGGCTATCCGTGGGGTCGCGGCTACGCCGAAGCGTATGCCTCGTACGCCTCCGACCGCTGGGGCTACTCGCCCGACATTACTGCGACGGCGATGGTAGCCGACGTGATGAGCGGCGTCCGTGAAGTCTCCCGCGCCATCGGCGATGAGGAGTCGGCGATCATCCTGACGCCGGCGGTCTACCCGCCGTTCTACGGCGTGGCCAAGACGCTCGACCGACCGGTCGTCGCCGCGCCGCTCAATGCGGAGGGTCGGCTCGACTCGGCTGCCCTCGATGCTGCCTTCAAGGAGGCAACCGCCGGCGGCAAGAACGCAGTGTTCCTGCTCTGCAACCCGCACAATCCCAGCGGCGTTGTCCACACCCGCGCCGAGTTGCAGAACGTCGCCAACCTGGCCCGCCAGTACGGCGTCCGTGTCATCTCCGACGAGATCCACTCCCCGCTGGTCATGCCGACCTCGACGATGGTGCCGTACCTGAGCGTCGCCAATACCGGGCCGGACTTCGCGGTCGTGTCAGCCTCGAAGGGCTGGAACCTGGCGGGCTTCAAGGCCGCACTGGTCCTGGCCGGCGCGGATGCCGCCGAGGAGCTGGCGGCACTGGGCTTCCACGGCGCGGGACACATCGCATCGATCGCCCACACGGCGGCGTTCAATAGCGCTCGCGACTGGAATGACGCTGCGATCCGCGGCATCGACGCCAATCGCAAGCTGCTCGGCGACCTGCTGGAGACGCATCTGCCGACTGTTGGCTATCGGATGCCCGAGGCGACCTACCTCGCCTGGCTCGATTGCAGCAGCCTTGGCCTGGGCGACGATCCTGCCGCTGCCTTCCTCGAGAAGGGCCGCGTTGCGTTCAACTCCGGTGTCACCTTTGGCGCCGGCGGCGAGGGCCACGTTCGGGTCAACATGGCCACCTCCCCCGAGATCCTCGAAGAGGCGGTTGCCCGTATGGTGAAGACCGTCGGATAA
- a CDS encoding molybdopterin-dependent oxidoreductase, with translation MTSTHNRNPLPPLPTGEGGRGGEVPPVTRPVTEPFVPSQTSGLSAFPPPEKWDDWVELDAKAWPERIERRYTIVPTICFNCESACGLLAYVDKETRQIRKLEGNPFHPASRGRNCAKGPATLNQVNDPERILYPMKRSGPRGSGQWERVTWDTALDDIAGRIRAALTDGRQNEVMYHVGRPGEDGYMERVLWSWGVDGHNSHTNICSSGGRTGYAFWMGIDRPSPDYADARFILLNSAHLESGHYFNPHAQRITEARMKGAKIAVMDPRLSNTASMANYWMAPAPGTDTIVLLAMANILIQEGSFDHEFVRKWTNWDEFMRVVHPAEEQTFDRFVELLKDIYGEYTPDRAATESGVAASMIRDVAHEIGRAGSAFAAHNWRAAAAGHLGGWSVPRALFFLNVLTGSVGAPGGTMPNVWNKFVPRPFAEPGKQKVWNELSWPKEFPLTHHELSILLPHFLKEGRGKLSVYFSRVYNPLWTNPDGFTWLEALRDEDKVGLHAALTPTWSESAWFADYVLPMGHGPERHDTISYETHSAQWIAFRQPVVRVAMERMGEAVDLTRDANPGEVWEENEFWIELSWRIDPDGALGIRQYYESPYRPGGKVTVEEYYRWIFENSVPGLPEEAAKEGLTPLEYMRKYSAFEIRKGPFRSFDELVPAAELDGARTDENGVIMSPSPRPHPTNMVPMPGMPPGTTDGRAVGVMVDGEARRGWPTPSGKLEFFSRTVHDWGWPEYAIPVHIPSHVAPETIDVAKGEMVLLPNYRIPTLVHTRSANSKWLNEISHSNPLWLHPSDAKRIGVETGDLVRIETEIGHFVDRAWVTEGLRPGVAACSHHLGRWRLAPAAGNERWSSALVKIDEDGGGVFRLRQLEGVGPFESSDPDSSKIWWSDAGVHQNLTFPVQPDPISGAHAWHQKVRVVKAGPDDRYGDIVVDTNKSHEVYKRWMALTRPAPGPGNLRRPLWLLRPYKPDPGAFAIDGPVGRPERS, from the coding sequence ATGACCAGCACCCACAATCGTAACCCCCTCCCCCCTCTCCCCACGGGAGAGGGGGGCCGGGGGGGTGAGGTCCCTCCCGTAACCCGCCCCGTCACCGAGCCCTTCGTCCCGTCACAGACCTCCGGGCTGTCGGCCTTCCCGCCGCCCGAGAAGTGGGATGACTGGGTCGAGCTGGACGCGAAGGCGTGGCCAGAGCGGATCGAACGGCGCTACACGATCGTGCCGACAATCTGCTTCAACTGCGAGTCGGCCTGCGGGCTGCTAGCCTACGTCGACAAGGAGACGCGCCAGATCCGCAAGCTGGAGGGCAACCCGTTTCACCCGGCCAGCCGCGGGCGGAATTGCGCCAAAGGCCCGGCAACGCTCAACCAGGTCAACGACCCGGAGCGCATCCTCTACCCGATGAAGCGGAGCGGCCCGCGTGGTTCCGGCCAGTGGGAGCGTGTCACCTGGGACACCGCGCTCGACGACATCGCCGGGCGCATCCGCGCGGCGCTGACCGACGGGCGGCAGAACGAGGTCATGTATCACGTCGGCCGGCCTGGCGAGGATGGCTACATGGAGCGCGTCCTCTGGTCGTGGGGTGTCGATGGTCATAACTCGCACACCAACATCTGCTCCTCTGGCGGACGCACCGGCTACGCGTTCTGGATGGGTATTGACCGGCCCTCGCCCGACTACGCCGACGCGCGATTCATTCTGCTGAACTCGGCGCATCTCGAGAGTGGCCACTATTTCAACCCCCACGCGCAGCGCATTACCGAGGCGCGGATGAAGGGCGCGAAGATCGCCGTTATGGACCCGCGCCTGTCCAACACCGCGTCGATGGCCAACTACTGGATGGCCCCTGCTCCCGGAACTGACACGATCGTCCTGCTGGCGATGGCGAACATCCTGATCCAGGAAGGGTCGTTCGACCACGAGTTCGTTCGCAAGTGGACGAACTGGGACGAGTTCATGCGCGTCGTCCACCCGGCCGAAGAGCAGACGTTCGATCGCTTCGTCGAGCTGCTGAAGGACATCTATGGCGAGTACACGCCCGACCGTGCCGCGACCGAGAGCGGCGTGGCGGCATCGATGATCCGTGATGTCGCTCACGAGATCGGCCGGGCCGGCTCGGCGTTTGCCGCCCACAACTGGCGAGCCGCCGCGGCCGGCCATCTCGGCGGCTGGTCCGTCCCTCGCGCGCTCTTCTTCCTCAACGTTCTGACCGGCAGCGTTGGCGCGCCGGGCGGGACGATGCCGAACGTCTGGAACAAGTTCGTCCCTCGCCCGTTCGCCGAGCCGGGCAAGCAGAAGGTCTGGAACGAGCTGAGCTGGCCCAAGGAGTTTCCACTCACCCACCACGAGTTGAGTATCCTCCTGCCCCACTTCCTCAAAGAGGGGCGTGGCAAGCTCTCGGTCTACTTCAGCCGTGTCTACAATCCGCTCTGGACCAACCCCGACGGCTTCACCTGGCTGGAGGCGTTGCGCGACGAGGATAAAGTCGGCCTGCACGCCGCCCTGACCCCGACCTGGAGCGAGAGCGCCTGGTTCGCGGATTATGTCCTGCCGATGGGCCATGGGCCGGAGCGCCACGACACCATCTCCTACGAGACGCACTCTGCGCAGTGGATCGCCTTCCGCCAGCCGGTCGTGCGAGTGGCGATGGAGCGCATGGGTGAGGCCGTCGACCTCACTCGAGATGCCAACCCGGGTGAGGTCTGGGAAGAGAACGAATTCTGGATCGAGCTGTCCTGGCGGATCGATCCCGATGGCGCGCTTGGCATTCGGCAGTACTACGAGTCGCCATATCGACCCGGCGGGAAGGTGACGGTCGAGGAGTACTACCGCTGGATCTTCGAAAACTCGGTGCCGGGTCTGCCAGAGGAGGCGGCGAAAGAGGGCCTCACTCCGCTGGAGTACATGCGCAAGTACAGCGCGTTCGAGATTCGCAAAGGCCCGTTCCGGAGCTTCGACGAACTGGTGCCGGCCGCCGAGCTCGATGGCGCGCGCACGGACGAGAATGGCGTCATCATGAGCCCCTCGCCGCGCCCGCACCCGACCAACATGGTGCCGATGCCCGGCATGCCGCCGGGGACAACCGATGGCCGCGCCGTCGGCGTGATGGTCGATGGGGAGGCGCGACGAGGCTGGCCAACGCCGTCGGGCAAGCTGGAGTTCTTCTCGCGCACCGTCCACGACTGGGGCTGGCCGGAGTACGCGATCCCGGTCCACATCCCAAGCCATGTCGCTCCGGAGACGATCGACGTGGCGAAGGGGGAGATGGTGTTGCTGCCGAATTACCGCATCCCGACGCTGGTTCACACTCGGTCGGCCAACTCGAAATGGCTGAACGAGATCTCGCATAGCAACCCGCTCTGGCTACACCCGAGCGACGCGAAGCGGATTGGCGTCGAGACCGGCGACCTCGTGCGGATCGAGACGGAGATCGGCCACTTCGTCGACCGCGCCTGGGTGACCGAGGGATTGCGGCCCGGAGTCGCCGCCTGCTCGCACCATCTCGGCCGTTGGCGGCTTGCTCCGGCGGCCGGCAACGAGCGCTGGTCGTCCGCGCTGGTGAAGATTGACGAGGACGGCGGCGGAGTCTTCCGCCTGCGTCAGCTGGAGGGAGTCGGACCGTTCGAGAGCAGCGATCCGGACTCGTCGAAGATCTGGTGGAGCGACGCCGGCGTGCATCAGAACCTGACGTTCCCGGTTCAGCCGGACCCGATCTCCGGCGCGCACGCCTGGCACCAGAAGGTTCGCGTCGTGAAGGCCGGCCCGGATGATCGCTACGGCGACATCGTCGTCGACACGAACAAATCGCACGAGGTGTACAAGCGCTGGATGGCGCTCACCCGCCCTGCCCCCGGCCCCGGCAACCTGCGTCGACCGCTCTGGCTACTCCGTCCGTACAAGCCGGATCCCGGCGCGTTCGCGATCGATGGGCCAGTCGGGCGGCCCGAGCGGAGCTAA
- a CDS encoding DUF559 domain-containing protein, producing MSRGIIKGQDVRSGTRDRARELRQSMTPAEEWLWEALRGGRLDGLKFRRQQVIGGYIADFYCDAAGLVIEVDGPVHDTQAGLDQAREEAINLHGLRVLRFPNDRVLNQLPDVLAAIASTARTEGEHHDQHPQS from the coding sequence ATGTCACGGGGGATCATAAAGGGACAGGACGTCAGGTCCGGGACGAGGGATCGGGCACGTGAGCTTCGGCAGTCCATGACGCCCGCCGAGGAGTGGCTGTGGGAGGCGCTTCGAGGTGGTCGGCTCGACGGGCTGAAATTCCGGCGGCAGCAGGTGATCGGCGGATACATCGCCGACTTCTATTGTGACGCCGCAGGATTGGTGATCGAGGTAGACGGACCCGTCCACGACACCCAGGCCGGGCTTGACCAGGCCCGTGAGGAAGCGATCAACCTACATGGCTTGCGTGTCCTTCGCTTCCCGAATGACCGAGTGCTAAACCAGTTGCCCGACGTGCTTGCGGCGATCGCGAGCACAGCCCGTACCGAGGGAGAACACCATGACCAGCACCCACAATCGTAA